One region of Fusobacterium periodonticum 1_1_41FAA genomic DNA includes:
- the nagE gene encoding N-acetylglucosamine-specific PTS transporter subunit IIBC has product MFSYLQKIGKALMVPVAVLPAAAIMLGLGYWIDPTGWGANSQLAAFLIKAGAAVIDNMPILFAVGVAYGISKDKDGAAALAGLVAFEIVTTLLSKGAVAQIMGIDPEQVHAAFGKVNNQFIGILCGVISGELYNKFHKIELPKFLAFFSGKRFVPIITSVVMIIVSFILTYIWPVIFGALVSFGTSIAKLGPIGAGIYGFLNRLLIPVGLHHAVNSVFWFNVAGINDIGRFWGAPEMAYADLPEILQGTYHVGMYQAGFFPIMMFGLLGACLAFIQTSKPENRAKIVSIMVAAGFTSFLTGVTEPIEFAFMFVAPVLYLVHALLTGLALFLAASFNWMAGFSFSGGFIDFFLSLKNPNAQSPFMLVVLGLVFFVIYYFVFLFVIKAFNLKTPGREESEEEKEEAVRVNTSNAALAESLATYLGGADNVVEVDNCTTRLRLKVKDSDKIQDSEIKKLVPGLLKPSKEAVQVIIGPHVEFVATELKRILNK; this is encoded by the coding sequence ATGTTTAGTTATTTGCAAAAAATAGGTAAAGCACTTATGGTTCCAGTTGCTGTTTTACCAGCAGCAGCAATAATGCTAGGATTAGGTTACTGGATAGATCCAACTGGATGGGGGGCAAACAGTCAATTAGCAGCTTTCTTAATAAAAGCAGGAGCAGCAGTTATAGATAATATGCCAATACTATTTGCAGTTGGGGTTGCTTATGGTATTTCGAAGGATAAAGATGGAGCAGCAGCACTTGCTGGATTGGTAGCCTTTGAAATTGTAACAACATTGTTATCTAAAGGTGCAGTTGCACAAATAATGGGAATAGATCCTGAACAAGTGCATGCAGCTTTTGGAAAGGTAAATAACCAATTTATTGGAATACTTTGTGGGGTTATATCAGGGGAATTATATAATAAGTTCCATAAGATTGAACTTCCTAAGTTCTTAGCTTTCTTTAGTGGAAAGAGATTTGTTCCAATTATAACATCAGTTGTTATGATAATAGTATCTTTTATCTTAACTTACATATGGCCAGTTATATTTGGAGCTTTAGTAAGCTTTGGTACAAGTATTGCTAAATTAGGACCAATTGGAGCAGGTATCTATGGATTCCTTAACAGATTATTAATTCCTGTAGGATTACACCATGCAGTAAACTCAGTTTTCTGGTTTAACGTTGCAGGAATAAACGATATAGGAAGATTCTGGGGAGCACCAGAAATGGCTTATGCAGACTTACCAGAAATATTACAAGGAACATATCATGTTGGAATGTATCAAGCAGGATTCTTCCCAATAATGATGTTTGGACTTTTAGGAGCTTGTCTAGCATTTATTCAAACTTCTAAACCTGAAAATAGAGCTAAAATAGTTTCAATAATGGTAGCAGCTGGATTTACAAGTTTCTTAACAGGAGTTACTGAACCAATAGAATTCGCATTCATGTTTGTTGCACCAGTTTTATATCTAGTGCATGCATTATTAACAGGGCTTGCTCTATTCTTAGCAGCTTCATTTAACTGGATGGCAGGATTCAGTTTCTCAGGAGGATTTATTGACTTCTTCCTATCTTTAAAAAATCCTAATGCTCAAAGTCCATTTATGCTAGTAGTTTTAGGTTTAGTTTTCTTTGTAATTTACTACTTTGTTTTCTTATTCGTTATAAAAGCTTTCAATTTAAAAACTCCAGGTAGAGAAGAAAGTGAAGAAGAAAAAGAAGAAGCTGTAAGAGTAAATACTTCAAATGCAGCATTAGCTGAAAGCCTAGCAACTTACTTAGGTGGAGCAGACAACGTAGTTGAAGTTGACAACTGTACAACAAGACTTAGATTAAAAGTTAAAGACAGTGACAAAATTCAAGATTCTGAAATAAAGAAATTAGTTCCAGGTCTTTTAAAACCTTCAAAAGAAGCAGTACAAGTTATAATAGGACCACATGTTGAATTTGTTGCAACAGAATTAAAAAGAATATTAAATAAATAA
- a CDS encoding IMPACT family protein → MEKLKTIKKECSIEFEEKKSKFIASVKPVFSKEEAEEYINYIKSLHPNATHNCSAYKINNKGLEFFKVDDDGEPSGTAGKPMGDIINYMEVTNLVVIATRYFGGIKLGAGGLVRNYAKTAKLGIIEAEIIDFVNKVDLLFEIPYEKLGEIEKLLKDYEAEIIDKSFLEKIVFKVRINEDFFNNLENYPYINLIDS, encoded by the coding sequence ATGGAAAAATTAAAAACTATAAAAAAAGAATGCTCTATAGAATTTGAAGAAAAAAAATCTAAATTTATTGCCTCTGTCAAACCTGTTTTTTCAAAAGAGGAAGCAGAAGAATATATAAATTATATTAAGAGTCTCCACCCCAATGCAACTCATAATTGCTCGGCCTATAAAATAAATAATAAAGGCTTAGAATTTTTTAAAGTTGATGATGATGGTGAGCCAAGTGGAACGGCTGGTAAACCTATGGGTGATATTATAAACTATATGGAAGTAACTAACTTAGTTGTTATTGCTACTAGATATTTTGGTGGAATTAAATTAGGTGCTGGTGGTCTGGTTAGAAACTACGCTAAGACTGCTAAACTTGGAATAATTGAAGCTGAAATTATTGATTTTGTTAATAAAGTTGACTTACTTTTTGAAATTCCCTATGAAAAATTAGGAGAAATAGAAAAGTTATTAAAAGATTATGAAGCTGAAATTATTGATAAGTCATTTTTAGAAAAAATAGTTTTTAAAGTTAGAATAAATGAAGATTTCTTTAATAATTTAGAGAACTATCCCTATATTAATTTAATTGATTCTTAA
- a CDS encoding J domain-containing protein, translated as MDAILLPILVIFFILVMALGIDKASKVILPLSIIGILIYFFGWLVFRYSWLFIPLFVFWFIRKLLNSSNSSSNTYKRDRTQNDDFFNTYRNNGNSSNGTRGNNTYNDTRYYGQFKSREEAEAFFRNIFGRDFGQNGTYNNTRSSGTFTQEEFEEFIRNAFGGSFGGSTYGNSSEGYRQGGNYQRTGTYTSNRSKYYRILGVKDGASQEEIKKAYRQLAKEHHPDKFVNASDSEKKFHENKMKEINEAYENLKI; from the coding sequence ATGGATGCTATATTATTACCCATACTAGTTATTTTTTTTATATTAGTTATGGCTCTTGGAATAGATAAAGCTTCTAAAGTAATCCTACCATTATCTATCATAGGAATATTAATTTATTTTTTTGGTTGGCTAGTTTTTAGATATTCTTGGCTATTTATACCACTTTTTGTTTTTTGGTTTATAAGAAAGTTACTAAATAGCTCTAATTCATCTTCTAATACTTATAAAAGAGATAGAACTCAAAATGATGACTTCTTTAACACATATAGAAATAATGGTAATAGTTCAAATGGAACAAGAGGAAACAATACTTATAATGATACAAGATATTATGGACAGTTTAAAAGTAGAGAAGAAGCCGAAGCATTTTTTAGAAATATCTTTGGTCGTGATTTCGGTCAAAATGGAACTTATAATAATACAAGATCTAGTGGTACTTTCACTCAAGAAGAGTTTGAAGAGTTTATTAGAAATGCCTTTGGTGGTAGCTTTGGCGGTAGCACCTATGGTAACTCTTCTGAAGGTTATAGACAAGGTGGCAACTATCAAAGAACTGGTACTTATACAAGTAATAGAAGTAAATACTATCGTATTTTAGGAGTCAAGGATGGAGCAAGTCAAGAAGAGATTAAAAAAGCTTATCGTCAACTTGCAAAAGAGCATCACCCAGACAAGTTTGTAAATGCATCTGATAGTGAAAAGAAATTCCATGAAAATAAAATGAAAGAAATAAACGAAGCTTATGAAAATCTAAAAATCTAA
- the glmU gene encoding bifunctional UDP-N-acetylglucosamine diphosphorylase/glucosamine-1-phosphate N-acetyltransferase GlmU: protein MKAIIMAAGKGTRMKSDLPKVVHLAHFKPMIIRIIDALNALNTEENVLILGHKKEKVLEVLGPDVSYVVQEEQLGTGHAVKQAVPKLENYQGDVLIINGDIPLIRKETLIDFYNEYKKENADAIILSAVFENPFSYGRVLKDGNKVLKIVEEKEANEEQKKIKEINAGVYIFKSQDLVKALAQINNNNEKGEYYITDVIEILSNENKKVISYSLEDSMEIQGVNSKVELALVSKVLRERKNTALMEEGVILIDPANTYIEDEVKIGRDTTIYPNVTLQGNTEIGENCEILSGTRIIDSKVYDNVRIESSVIEESIVENGVTIGPYAHLRPKSHLKENVHIGNFVETKKSTLEKGVKAGHLTYLGDAHVGEKTNIGAGTITCNYDGKNKFKTEIGKEVFIGSDTMLVAPVSIGDNSLIGAGSVITKDVPSDSLSVERSKQIIKEGWKK, encoded by the coding sequence ATGAAAGCGATTATTATGGCTGCTGGAAAGGGTACAAGAATGAAATCTGACTTACCTAAAGTTGTTCATCTTGCTCATTTTAAACCTATGATTATCAGAATCATAGATGCTTTAAATGCTCTTAATACAGAAGAAAATGTATTGATACTAGGGCATAAAAAAGAAAAGGTTTTAGAAGTTTTAGGACCTGATGTGAGTTATGTTGTACAAGAAGAACAATTAGGAACAGGTCATGCTGTTAAACAAGCTGTGCCTAAACTAGAAAACTATCAAGGTGATGTTCTTATAATTAATGGAGATATTCCTTTAATTAGAAAGGAAACTTTAATAGATTTCTACAATGAATACAAAAAGGAAAATGCTGATGCTATAATTTTATCGGCTGTCTTTGAAAATCCTTTCAGTTATGGAAGAGTTTTAAAAGATGGAAACAAAGTTTTAAAGATTGTTGAAGAAAAAGAAGCTAATGAAGAACAAAAAAAGATAAAAGAAATCAATGCTGGTGTCTACATCTTTAAGTCACAAGACTTAGTTAAGGCTTTAGCTCAAATCAATAATAATAATGAAAAAGGTGAATATTATATAACTGATGTTATAGAAATTCTATCAAATGAAAATAAGAAAGTTATTTCATATTCTCTAGAAGATAGTATGGAAATTCAGGGAGTAAACTCAAAAGTTGAGCTTGCACTTGTTTCAAAAGTACTAAGAGAAAGAAAAAATACTGCTCTTATGGAAGAAGGGGTTATCTTAATAGACCCTGCTAATACATATATAGAAGATGAAGTAAAAATAGGTAGAGATACTACTATCTACCCTAATGTTACTTTACAAGGAAATACAGAAATCGGTGAAAACTGTGAAATATTATCAGGTACTAGAATCATAGATAGTAAGGTATATGATAATGTTAGAATAGAAAGCTCTGTCATTGAAGAAAGTATAGTAGAAAACGGAGTAACTATCGGACCTTATGCACATTTAAGACCTAAATCTCATTTAAAAGAAAATGTTCATATAGGTAACTTTGTTGAAACTAAAAAATCTACCCTTGAAAAAGGAGTGAAAGCTGGGCATTTAACATACTTAGGAGATGCTCATGTTGGTGAAAAAACTAACATAGGTGCAGGAACTATAACTTGTAACTATGATGGTAAAAATAAATTTAAAACAGAAATTGGTAAAGAAGTTTTTATAGGTAGTGACACTATGCTTGTTGCTCCTGTAAGTATTGGGGATAATTCCCTTATCGGTGCTGGTTCGGTTATAACTAAGGATGTTCCAAGCGACTCTCTTAGTGTTGAAAGAAGTAAACAAATAATAAAGGAAGGGTGGAAAAAATAA
- a CDS encoding ribose-phosphate diphosphokinase, producing the protein MINFNNVKIFSGSSNLELATRIAEKIGLQLGKAEIQRFKDGEVYIEIEETVRGRDVFVVQSTSEPVNENLMELLIFVDALRRASAKTINVIIPYYGYARQDRKSKPREPITSKLVANLLTTAGVNRVITMDLHADQIQGFFDIPVDHMQGLPLMAKYFKEKGFYGDDIVVVSPDVGGVKRARKLAEKLDCKIAIIDKRRPKPNIAEVMNLIGEVEGKIAIFIDDMIDTAGTITNGADAIAARGAKEVYACCSHAVFSDPAIERLEKSALKEVVVTDSIALPERKKIDKVKIISVDSVFASAIDRITNNKSVSELFE; encoded by the coding sequence ATGATAAATTTTAATAATGTTAAAATTTTCTCTGGAAGTTCAAATTTGGAGTTGGCAACTAGAATTGCTGAAAAAATAGGTTTACAACTAGGAAAGGCAGAAATTCAAAGATTTAAAGATGGAGAAGTCTATATTGAAATTGAAGAAACTGTAAGAGGTAGAGATGTCTTTGTTGTTCAATCTACTTCAGAACCTGTAAATGAAAATCTTATGGAACTTTTAATATTTGTTGATGCACTAAGAAGAGCCTCAGCCAAGACAATAAATGTTATTATTCCTTACTATGGTTATGCTAGACAAGATAGAAAGTCTAAACCAAGAGAACCAATCACATCTAAACTTGTTGCTAACTTATTAACAACAGCTGGGGTTAATAGAGTTATAACAATGGATTTACATGCTGATCAAATTCAAGGATTCTTTGATATCCCTGTTGATCATATGCAAGGATTACCATTAATGGCAAAATACTTTAAAGAAAAAGGTTTCTACGGAGATGATATAGTAGTTGTTTCTCCAGATGTTGGTGGAGTTAAAAGAGCTAGAAAATTAGCTGAAAAATTAGATTGTAAAATAGCTATCATTGACAAAAGAAGACCTAAACCAAATATTGCTGAAGTTATGAACCTAATTGGAGAAGTTGAAGGAAAAATCGCTATATTTATAGATGACATGATAGACACGGCAGGAACTATAACTAATGGTGCTGATGCAATAGCTGCAAGAGGAGCTAAAGAAGTTTATGCTTGTTGTTCTCATGCTGTTTTCTCAGATCCAGCAATAGAAAGATTAGAAAAATCTGCTTTAAAAGAAGTAGTTGTAACAGACTCAATAGCATTACCTGAAAGAAAGAAAATAGACAAAGTTAAAATAATATCAGTAGACTCTGTATTTGCATCTGCAATAGACAGAATAACTAATAATAAATCAGTTTCAGAATTATTTGAATAA
- a CDS encoding L-threonylcarbamoyladenylate synthase yields MEKYLKIDNISDISDDKWTELASELKKGSLIIYPTDTVYGLASIVTNEQSINNIYLAKSRSFTSPLIALLSSVDKVEEVATISDENREILEKLAHAFWPGALTVILKRKEHIPSIMVSGGDTIGVRIPNLDLAIKIIDLAGGILATTSANISGEATPKSYNELSEAIKSRVDILVDGGECKLGEASTIIDLTSDVPKILRNGAISTDEITKIIGRVR; encoded by the coding sequence ATGGAAAAATATCTTAAGATAGATAATATATCTGATATTAGTGATGATAAGTGGACTGAATTAGCGAGTGAATTAAAAAAAGGTTCACTTATTATCTATCCAACTGACACTGTCTATGGTCTAGCTTCTATTGTTACTAATGAACAAAGTATTAATAATATATATCTTGCAAAGAGTAGGAGTTTTACTTCTCCTCTTATTGCACTTTTAAGTTCTGTTGATAAAGTTGAAGAAGTTGCTACTATCTCTGATGAAAATAGAGAAATCTTAGAAAAGTTAGCTCATGCTTTTTGGCCAGGTGCTTTGACTGTTATACTTAAAAGAAAAGAGCATATTCCAAGTATTATGGTCTCTGGTGGGGATACTATTGGTGTGAGAATTCCTAACTTAGATTTAGCTATTAAGATTATTGATTTAGCAGGAGGTATTTTAGCTACAACCAGTGCTAATATCTCTGGAGAAGCCACTCCTAAATCATATAATGAATTGTCAGAAGCTATAAAATCAAGAGTTGATATTTTAGTGGATGGTGGCGAATGTAAACTCGGTGAAGCCTCAACTATAATTGACCTGACTTCTGATGTTCCTAAAATACTTAGAAATGGTGCAATATCTACAGATGAAATTACAAAAATAATAGGGAGAGTGAGGTGA
- a CDS encoding queuosine precursor transporter: MMHNIFLWFLMLVINFSCILFAYRKFGKIGLYIWVPISTILANIQVVILVNLFGMEATLGNILYAGGFLITDILSENYGKKAANTAVKIGFFSLVATTLIMQCAIHFKPLDVPQGLAIFESVKSIFSLLPRLAIASLIAYLISQFHDVWLYEKIREKFPAKKFIWIRNNGSTMLSQLIDNLVFTTIAFYGVYPVDVMFNIFLSTYIIKFIVAICDTPFIYLADKMFRDKKIPEDV, translated from the coding sequence ATGATGCACAATATTTTTCTTTGGTTTTTAATGTTAGTAATTAATTTTTCTTGTATACTTTTTGCTTATAGAAAGTTTGGTAAAATAGGACTTTATATTTGGGTACCTATCTCAACAATTTTAGCAAATATACAAGTTGTTATTTTGGTTAATCTTTTTGGTATGGAGGCAACTCTTGGAAATATTCTATATGCTGGTGGTTTCCTAATCACTGATATTTTAAGTGAAAACTATGGTAAAAAAGCTGCAAATACAGCTGTAAAAATTGGATTTTTCTCACTTGTTGCAACAACTTTAATAATGCAATGTGCTATACACTTTAAACCTCTTGATGTTCCTCAAGGTTTAGCTATATTTGAAAGTGTAAAAAGTATATTCTCATTATTACCAAGATTAGCTATAGCTTCACTTATTGCATATTTAATTTCTCAATTCCATGATGTTTGGTTATATGAAAAAATCAGAGAGAAATTTCCTGCTAAAAAATTCATTTGGATTAGAAATAATGGAAGTACAATGCTAAGCCAACTTATAGATAACTTAGTGTTTACAACTATTGCTTTCTATGGAGTATATCCAGTAGATGTTATGTTTAATATTTTCTTATCAACATATATAATTAAATTTATAGTTGCTATCTGTGACACACCATTTATCTATCTTGCTGATAAGATGTTCAGAGATAAAAAGATACCAGAAGACGTTTAA